One genomic segment of Methanobacterium spitsbergense includes these proteins:
- a CDS encoding acetate uptake transporter, with product MVEETENEVVLKDLTANPAPLGLLGFGLTTVLLNIHNAGFYPMNSMILAMGLAYGGIAQILACWMEYKKGNTFGMVAFGSYGLFWWSFVFLLILPKMGLATAPDPVSLAAYLFMWGIFTFVMFFATLKHNRGLQVVFMSLAILFFLLTAGELTGNSTITQIAGYEGIFTGLSAVYVGLAFVINETYKRDVLLV from the coding sequence ATGGTAGAAGAAACAGAAAATGAAGTTGTATTAAAAGATTTAACAGCAAATCCTGCACCTTTGGGACTTTTGGGATTTGGATTAACAACTGTGCTGTTAAATATACATAATGCCGGTTTTTATCCTATGAATAGTATGATACTTGCTATGGGCTTGGCATATGGTGGAATTGCCCAGATACTTGCATGTTGGATGGAATACAAAAAGGGCAATACATTTGGAATGGTTGCATTTGGATCATACGGATTGTTCTGGTGGAGCTTTGTATTTCTGCTCATACTTCCAAAGATGGGTCTTGCAACGGCACCAGATCCAGTTTCTCTAGCAGCATATCTTTTTATGTGGGGAATATTCACATTTGTTATGTTCTTTGCAACCTTGAAACACAACAGAGGTTTACAAGTTGTATTCATGAGTCTGGCAATTTTATTCTTCCTCTTAACTGCAGGAGAATTAACTGGCAACTCAACTATAACACAAATAGCAGGATATGAGGGAATATTCACAGGATTATCTGCTGTGTATGTTGGTCTTGCATTTGTAATAAATGAAACCTACAAAAGAGATGTTCTGCTTGTATAA